From Candidatus Delongbacteria bacterium:
GGGAAATTATGTATTGCAATAGCTAAAGCAGACATTACTCCCATTCGATATAATGATTTTGTTTTCTTTGATTCACTCATATCTTCAATATTTTTCATTTCGTGAGGATTTTCAAATGATGGAACAATTTTATCAATAATAGCAATTAAAAACATACCACAGAAAAAAGCTACAGTAGTTAAAAAATATCCTTTTTCTTCACCAAAATAATTTGTCATTGCATCGTTTGCCTTAACAAATATCTCTATAAACGAAACATAAATCATCACTCCAGCTGAAAAACCTAATGATATCGCAAGGAATTTTGTATTTGTTTTTTTTGTCAGAAAAGCCATTGCACTTCCAATTCCTGTTGAAAGTCCAGCAAAGAGAGTTAGCATGAAGGCTGTAATTAGTTGATCAATTTCAAAGTTCATATTTTCTCCTTAATTTGCTATAATTTAACAAAAATAACGTTATAGCAATAGATTTATTTATGAGAAAATTCAGACATTTACTCTGTTTTGTGAAGATGTTGTAAATAAAATATCTATTCGTATCCTTGATTTTTTTGTTTCTGGTTATCATATTGAATTAAATAGAAAAAGTGAATAGATGAAACCTCTAAAAAAAGCTTATACACTTGCTGAGTTGATAGTCGTAGTTTCCATTGTTGCGATCATTTCTATAACTGGAATCTTTTCTTACAAACACATGTTAAGAAAAACAGTTGAATCGGTTTTAACTAATGCAGTTATGATAAATGTTGAGCTTATCGATATTTACTATGCAAACCATGGAGTTTGGGTTACAGAAGCTGAGCCCGGAAACCAAAATTTGACAACTGATGAAGAGCTTAAAAGATTTGGTTTATGCGGAAGAAATCTATCAAATGATTTCATGATGAGAGTTTTTTCATTAGATGGTTACCCTCATGTAATAGCAAGAGAACAAATAGGATCAGATAAATTTGGAATCGAAGTTAGTTACCACTTTAAGACCAGAGAGCTCATAGTTTCAGAAAGCAATTAAGCAAGGATTCTAATTGATAAACTTATTTAAATTTAGAATAACTGGGATTAAGACAAACATTTTTCTGTTGCTTATAATGCATTGTCTATCTTTTCCTATCGAAAAAAAAGTAAGGGTCTTAACTCTTGAGGATTATTATCCTCTTTCCTATATGAAGCAAGATGGATTTATCAGTGGTTTATTTCCAGCCCTTATTGATTCTATTTTTCTAGAGCGTGGATATGAAGTTGAATTTATTCCTATAAACTCAAATGATACTGGCTTGGAAATGATTTCATCAGGAGAGGCAGATATATTATCATCTCTATTCTATAGCTCTAGACGAGCTCTATATGTTGATTTTTCATTGCCATATTTAAATTTGGAAACAAAAATAGCAACTCTGAAAGAATCTCCCCAATATCTTGAGTTAGATAGTTTAAAAAAGAGTGAGTTTAATAAATCAAAAATAATCGGAATTCAAAATGGCGACTACTCTTACGAATATCTGCAGACTTTTAGAGATACTTTTTTAATGCAAGCAACCATTGACTTGGAATCTTCATTCTTGTTATTGAAATCAAAAAAAATTTCGGCTGTAATAGCTGATGATTACGTAATTGAATCAACAATTAATGAATTATCAATGAGAAACGAAGTACTGATATCTGATGAACCAATCTACGAAAAGCAATTGCACATTGGTGTAAATAAGAAGAGGGAAGATTTACTAAAGATTATCAATTCAAAAATCATTAAAATGACTAGTAATAATTCTATAAATCTAATGAAAAAGGAATGGCTTAATAAGGACTTTTTTTTTACAGGCGGAGTAAAGATATCTCATAGAATATTTTATTTATCTTTAACTTTTGCTAGTTTATTTTTTATTTTTTTTATAGTTTTAGAAATTTTATCTAGAAGTAAAGCCTCTAAATATTACAGTCTTATCGATTCTCTTCTTAGTATTACACCTGACCTTGTAATCGAATTAAAAGAAAATGGAAAAATTAAAAATACTTATTTCAGAAATAAGCTATTTAAAAAGTATTATCCCGAACTTTCCAAAGGAAAAATAAGTGCTCGAATTTTGGATGATATTTTAGGTAAAGAATTAGGAATCCGAATTCGATTTTTGATGCTTAATTTCAAAAACAGCAAACCTGATGCTCTTCAATTCGAACACTCCCCAAAGGAGGATGTATACAATGACGTAAGGTTGATCCCCTTTAATAGAGGTGTTTATATTCTGGTAATAACCGATAAAACTAAACCCAAACTAATTGAAAACGAACTGGAAAGTAAAGAAGCGGAATACAAAACTCTGATTGAAAATATTCCCGGAGCTGTTTTTAGAATAGAAGAAGAGGGTAGTGATCTTTTTTTTAAATTCATAACAGATTCAATAGTGGAAATTACAGGATACCCATCCACTTATTTCTTAGGAAAAACTTTTCATTCATTTAACGATATGATAATACCAGAAGATTATGAACGAATGGAAAAGTTGTTAATTTGGACTCCAGACAGAAGATTTTGTACTAGTGAGTATAGAATCAGAAATAGCAATAACCAGATTGTATGGATACAGGAAAGAACTAAAGTTTATAAATCAGACAATAAAAGAATGTTTGAGGGTATTTATATAGACATAACAGAGAAAAAAAACCTAGATAGGGATCTAATTTATATTGAAACAATTTATAAAAATATACTTGATAACACCAATGAAGGGATTGTAATTGCAAAAAACTTCAATATTGTTCATTCGAATTCGGCAATTAGATCAATTTTAGGAGTTCAGGGGCATTCCATTGACGATGTAAATATA
This genomic window contains:
- the zupT gene encoding zinc transporter ZupT; protein product: MNFEIDQLITAFMLTLFAGLSTGIGSAMAFLTKKTNTKFLAISLGFSAGVMIYVSFIEIFVKANDAMTNYFGEEKGYFLTTVAFFCGMFLIAIIDKIVPSFENPHEMKNIEDMSESKKTKSLYRMGVMSALAIAIHNFPEGLATFTSSLSDPGLGISIAIAIAIHNIPEGIAVSVPIYYATGDRKKAFKLSFLSGLAEPLGAIIGFALISTIFNDAVFGFLFASVAGIMVFISIDELLPSAREYGDHHLSIYGFVAGMIVMAFSLILFK
- a CDS encoding prepilin-type N-terminal cleavage/methylation domain-containing protein; translation: MKPLKKAYTLAELIVVVSIVAIISITGIFSYKHMLRKTVESVLTNAVMINVELIDIYYANHGVWVTEAEPGNQNLTTDEELKRFGLCGRNLSNDFMMRVFSLDGYPHVIAREQIGSDKFGIEVSYHFKTRELIVSESN
- a CDS encoding transporter substrate-binding domain-containing protein; amino-acid sequence: MINLFKFRITGIKTNIFLLLIMHCLSFPIEKKVRVLTLEDYYPLSYMKQDGFISGLFPALIDSIFLERGYEVEFIPINSNDTGLEMISSGEADILSSLFYSSRRALYVDFSLPYLNLETKIATLKESPQYLELDSLKKSEFNKSKIIGIQNGDYSYEYLQTFRDTFLMQATIDLESSFLLLKSKKISAVIADDYVIESTINELSMRNEVLISDEPIYEKQLHIGVNKKREDLLKIINSKIIKMTSNNSINLMKKEWLNKDFFFTGGVKISHRIFYLSLTFASLFFIFFIVLEILSRSKASKYYSLIDSLLSITPDLVIELKENGKIKNTYFRNKLFKKYYPELSKGKISARILDDILGKELGIRIRFLMLNFKNSKPDALQFEHSPKEDVYNDVRLIPFNRGVYILVITDKTKPKLIENELESKEAEYKTLIENIPGAVFRIEEEGSDLFFKFITDSIVEITGYPSTYFLGKTFHSFNDMIIPEDYERMEKLLIWTPDRRFCTSEYRIRNSNNQIVWIQERTKVYKSDNKRMFEGIYIDITEKKNLDRDLIYIETIYKNILDNTNEGIVIAKNFNIVHSNSAIRSILGVQGHSIDDVNINEFVHPAEIPALAELQVRLKMKPITIRNYNTRFITTKREVLFVELNFIPIVWYGYQAYIIFVSDQTQRKTDENVLYFMKNFLESILDNIPIGILTVDEKGKIKQINHFCEDLFNVSEKNVVGTLYFDTITDLELYNRYFYEVIEEGNIKFLESINFKSSATRFFNMRMLKLTDENEKGMIFFIEDITDLRNKENQLLQAQKMEVLGALAGGLAHDFNNALTSTIGTLSLLRYKLKSNTNISPKEIINQLDIIEKSSNSTSILVKRLLSFSRKQEIDSIPMDLNRSVEDSIKILKSSIDKSINLNVTYYKNSAKIKADPQNMEQLLINLCVNASHAMTFMRGEEDIWGGELSVVIDRFVADDKFCESNSDAYCGEYFVLRVRDTGIGMSEKIKAKIFDPFFSTKDKEKGTGLGLASVFTIVKNHKGFIRVRSRVGIGTEFSVFLPSLTNNLTDNQIKNETLARNSQNKVFNIAIYGRSGFDILNASEIMTNNNHFYEVESFDEIDKLSKSITGKIDLLIYEDGIPDKNSLGEYISYIKRNPFLNNII